In Desulfitibacter alkalitolerans DSM 16504, a single genomic region encodes these proteins:
- a CDS encoding ethanolamine ammonia-lyase subunit EutB, whose product MKLKANIYNKIFTFKTVKEVLAKANEEKSGDILVGIAAESSSERVAAKLVLSRMTLEDIYENPVIPYEEDEVTRVIYDTLNTSIYKKIKGWTVGELREYILDHGTTGEHLLNISRGLTSEMIAAVAKLMSNMDLVYASKKMRPYAHCNTTIGVPGTLAFRNQPNHPTDDMNGIMASIKEGLTFGSGDAVIGINPVEDNAENTAYMLKTVKEFMEKWEIPTQNCVLAHVSTQMKAMEKGAPVDLLFQSIAGTQKTNEAFGVDAALLDEALAMATLQGTATGPNVMYFETGQGSEVSLNAHCGVDEMTLEARTYGFGRKYRPFMVNNVSGFIGPETIYDGREVVRADLEDLFMGKLHGLPMGIAPCYTNHMKADQNDQEIGTMLCAMAGAYYFMGVPGGDDVMLNYQDTSFHDDATVREILGLRPLPEFEKWLEKVGLMENGKLTKKAGDPSIFDK is encoded by the coding sequence ATGAAATTAAAGGCAAATATTTATAACAAGATATTTACATTTAAGACAGTCAAAGAAGTATTGGCCAAAGCCAATGAAGAAAAATCAGGAGACATATTAGTAGGGATAGCAGCAGAGTCCTCAAGTGAAAGGGTTGCAGCCAAACTGGTATTAAGCAGGATGACATTAGAGGACATTTACGAAAATCCAGTGATACCTTATGAAGAGGACGAAGTAACAAGGGTAATTTATGACACCCTAAACACCAGTATTTACAAAAAAATAAAGGGGTGGACAGTAGGAGAGTTAAGGGAGTATATACTAGATCACGGAACTACAGGTGAACACTTATTAAACATCAGCCGTGGCCTAACAAGTGAAATGATTGCTGCGGTTGCAAAACTAATGTCAAATATGGACCTGGTGTATGCATCTAAAAAGATGCGTCCCTATGCCCACTGCAACACCACAATAGGAGTGCCTGGCACCCTGGCTTTTAGAAATCAGCCAAATCACCCAACAGATGACATGAACGGGATCATGGCATCTATTAAGGAAGGATTAACCTTTGGTTCAGGAGATGCGGTAATCGGTATCAACCCTGTAGAAGACAATGCAGAAAATACAGCGTATATGCTTAAAACTGTAAAAGAGTTCATGGAAAAATGGGAGATACCAACACAAAACTGTGTTCTTGCTCATGTGTCAACCCAGATGAAGGCCATGGAAAAGGGAGCACCAGTAGACTTGTTGTTCCAGAGCATTGCAGGAACACAAAAAACCAATGAAGCCTTTGGCGTAGATGCAGCGCTTCTGGACGAAGCTCTAGCAATGGCAACACTTCAAGGTACTGCGACAGGACCAAATGTAATGTACTTTGAAACAGGACAAGGTTCAGAGGTTTCCTTAAATGCCCATTGCGGTGTGGACGAAATGACTTTGGAAGCAAGAACCTATGGTTTTGGTAGAAAATACCGACCATTTATGGTAAATAACGTCTCAGGATTTATAGGGCCAGAAACAATTTATGATGGACGCGAGGTAGTAAGAGCAGATCTGGAAGACCTATTCATGGGCAAGCTCCATGGACTGCCAATGGGCATAGCTCCATGCTACACAAACCATATGAAGGCAGATCAAAATGACCAGGAAATAGGAACCATGCTTTGTGCCATGGCAGGGGCATATTACTTCATGGGTGTACCAGGCGGAGACGATGTAATGTTAAATTATCAGGATACCAGTTTCCATGATGATGCCACTGTAAGAGAAATACTTGGATTAAGACCATTGCCAGAATTTGAAAAATGGTTAGAAAAAGTGGGGCTCATGGAAAACGGCAAATTGACTAAAAAAGCCGGTGACCCATCAATATTTGACAAATAA
- a CDS encoding EutP/PduV family microcompartment system protein: MGVISKTDHPEADLEKAQSILKGLGFAGQIYPVSALTGEGIRELKKALKW, from the coding sequence ATTGGCGTTATCAGTAAAACCGATCACCCCGAAGCTGATCTGGAAAAAGCTCAAAGCATTTTAAAGGGATTAGGTTTTGCTGGGCAAATATATCCTGTATCTGCTTTAACAGGAGAGGGAATAAGGGAATTAAAGAAAGCACTTAAATGGTAA
- a CDS encoding HAD family hydrolase, producing the protein MKKPGLIMFDYDGVIVDSFEIHAKCFILACRDNGYLGISTREELLNLYEGNVYNCLLERGLTVNLIDKILADYGIMQKEYLHQIQLFSGMKECLEELAVINKIYIITSNISEAAVQVLNSKGIKSFQEVLGADKEKSKIKKIKNLTGAYANMDAYFIGDTKGDIYEGKEAHVKTIGAAWGWHGKDRLTEAAPDYIANSPEDLVAFFHELACKS; encoded by the coding sequence ATGAAAAAACCAGGTTTGATTATGTTTGACTATGATGGTGTTATTGTCGATTCCTTTGAAATCCATGCAAAATGTTTTATCCTGGCATGCCGTGACAATGGGTATCTAGGTATAAGCACCAGGGAGGAGCTTTTAAACCTTTATGAAGGAAATGTCTATAACTGTCTCCTTGAAAGGGGATTGACAGTAAACCTTATTGATAAAATTCTAGCAGATTATGGAATCATGCAAAAAGAGTATTTACACCAAATCCAGTTATTCTCCGGTATGAAGGAATGCTTAGAGGAGCTTGCGGTTATTAATAAAATTTATATAATTACATCTAATATTTCTGAAGCAGCAGTTCAGGTTTTAAACAGCAAAGGCATCAAATCCTTTCAGGAGGTCCTTGGTGCAGATAAGGAAAAAAGCAAGATTAAAAAAATTAAGAATCTTACGGGAGCATATGCCAATATGGATGCTTACTTCATAGGTGACACAAAAGGGGACATTTATGAGGGCAAAGAGGCGCACGTAAAAACCATAGGTGCCGCCTGGGGGTGGCACGGCAAGGACAGGTTAACAGAAGCTGCTCCAGACTACATTGCCAATTCTCCTGAAGACCTGGTGGCTTTCTTCCATGAATTGGCATGTAAATCATAG
- a CDS encoding trimethylamine methyltransferase family protein yields the protein MQFAKLLTQEQVERVHSASLDILEEVGLLVHNEKAREIYEKHGCEVNKETGIVKMPAKVVEEYRKGFVPRYTFTARAPEFDRTIPDNRPLVVTGSSAPNIIDPHTGKERRATSTDIANIAYLINELPGFDVFSISTLAADAPKGQFSLSRFYPALKNCKKPVRSNTPDMKDLYQVLELGYLIAGSKEAYFERPFINHHYCPVVSPLTMDVESTEAVIYLAEMGLPIYGTIVPNAGMTSPMTMVGTLTVGNAEFLALSVLLQMVRPGNPVIYATLPTVADMRTGNYTPGAIETGMLHMAHSQMAQFYGVPSGGYIGLTNAHSNDAQSGYETGMNTTAGLLAGVDLFNMGGLLDSLTAFDFAKAVIDNEIAMMLKRIKRGMEFSEENLCLDLIKEVGPAGMYMDKEHTVKHMRNIAYLPKITSRDMRSQWEDEGKPDTHTRAMQEVEKIFSGDTSSKFSAELDAKIRAYFPGIVPGDVCWNK from the coding sequence ATGCAATTTGCAAAGCTATTGACACAAGAACAAGTGGAAAGGGTTCATTCCGCATCACTTGACATATTAGAAGAGGTTGGTCTTTTGGTCCACAATGAAAAAGCACGAGAAATTTATGAAAAACATGGATGTGAGGTCAATAAAGAAACTGGAATTGTAAAGATGCCGGCCAAGGTAGTTGAAGAATATAGAAAAGGCTTTGTTCCCAGGTATACCTTTACAGCCCGGGCACCTGAATTTGACAGGACTATACCTGATAACAGGCCGCTGGTGGTTACTGGCAGCTCAGCTCCTAACATTATTGATCCCCATACAGGCAAAGAGAGACGTGCAACATCAACTGATATTGCCAATATAGCATATCTGATTAATGAACTTCCAGGATTTGATGTGTTTTCCATATCCACCTTGGCAGCAGATGCACCCAAAGGTCAATTTAGTTTGTCCCGCTTCTATCCAGCTTTAAAAAACTGCAAAAAACCAGTTAGGAGCAATACTCCTGACATGAAGGACCTTTATCAGGTTCTTGAGTTAGGTTACCTGATAGCCGGCAGCAAGGAAGCCTATTTTGAACGTCCCTTTATAAACCATCATTATTGTCCCGTGGTTTCACCCCTTACCATGGATGTGGAATCTACCGAAGCTGTAATCTATCTAGCAGAGATGGGTCTGCCCATCTATGGAACTATTGTTCCAAATGCAGGCATGACATCACCCATGACAATGGTTGGAACCCTCACAGTTGGCAATGCGGAGTTTCTTGCATTAAGTGTATTGCTGCAGATGGTTCGCCCTGGAAATCCAGTTATATATGCGACTCTGCCTACAGTGGCTGATATGCGCACAGGAAACTACACTCCAGGTGCCATTGAGACAGGCATGCTCCATATGGCCCACAGTCAAATGGCCCAGTTCTATGGAGTGCCATCTGGCGGTTATATTGGACTAACTAATGCACATTCCAATGATGCGCAATCAGGATATGAAACAGGAATGAATACTACGGCTGGACTTCTTGCTGGCGTGGATCTTTTTAATATGGGCGGTTTATTGGATAGCCTTACAGCCTTTGATTTTGCCAAGGCAGTTATTGACAATGAGATTGCCATGATGCTCAAACGTATAAAACGCGGCATGGAGTTTAGTGAGGAGAACCTATGCCTGGATCTTATAAAAGAAGTTGGACCAGCTGGCATGTATATGGATAAAGAACATACTGTCAAGCATATGAGAAATATTGCTTACTTGCCAAAGATAACGTCTCGTGACATGAGAAGCCAGTGGGAGGATGAGGGCAAGCCTGACACCCACACCCGGGCAATGCAGGAGGTTGAAAAAATCTTTAGTGGAGACACTTCTTCAAAGTTTTCAGCAGAGCTTGATGCAAAAATACGTGCTTATTTCCCAGGTATAGTGCCAGGAGATGTTTGTTGGAACAAGTAA
- a CDS encoding DMT family transporter codes for MRTQIDAKRMLEQHELGHAKKGLFWGIISGATWGLDGVIWGMAFMFLPFAIESDVLKVIIAVSVASAAMHDGFAAFWLFWYNLFTGRWKEYMRTLRTRPGKIVCLAALFGGPIAMTGYSAGIMLAGASYALAITAMYPAVGAIAAVFILKEKIVPRVYVGIAMCILGAIIVNWVPPEGDAYPLFYLGMGLSLLATLGWGIEGVLSTYGMDMADPDIAIGIRQATSFVVYFVLILPVLAGTILFFEAFTTNAWKFMALAGFLGAVSYLAWYRALNMTGVGRAMAFNVTYALWAIVFGYFLTDIVITTNLVVGALVITTGTILVLANPKELLNLRKV; via the coding sequence ATGAGAACTCAAATTGATGCCAAGAGGATGCTTGAACAGCATGAGCTTGGCCACGCAAAAAAAGGTCTTTTCTGGGGAATTATTTCTGGTGCTACTTGGGGACTTGATGGTGTAATCTGGGGAATGGCCTTCATGTTTTTACCATTTGCAATTGAATCTGATGTCTTGAAAGTTATTATTGCTGTTTCAGTTGCTTCGGCTGCAATGCATGATGGATTTGCTGCCTTCTGGCTGTTCTGGTACAACCTGTTTACAGGAAGATGGAAGGAATATATGAGAACACTTCGTACCAGACCTGGAAAGATTGTTTGTCTAGCAGCACTCTTTGGCGGCCCAATAGCCATGACTGGTTATTCGGCAGGTATTATGCTGGCAGGTGCTTCATATGCCCTGGCAATCACCGCCATGTATCCGGCGGTAGGTGCTATTGCTGCAGTATTTATTTTGAAGGAGAAGATTGTTCCGCGTGTATATGTTGGTATAGCAATGTGTATTCTTGGAGCAATCATTGTAAACTGGGTGCCTCCTGAAGGAGATGCTTATCCATTGTTCTATCTTGGAATGGGCTTATCCCTGCTTGCTACCCTGGGTTGGGGTATTGAAGGTGTGCTATCAACTTATGGAATGGACATGGCAGATCCTGATATAGCCATTGGTATCCGTCAGGCTACCTCCTTTGTTGTATACTTTGTTCTTATATTACCAGTCCTTGCTGGAACAATATTATTCTTTGAAGCATTTACAACAAACGCATGGAAGTTTATGGCTTTAGCAGGTTTCTTGGGTGCAGTATCCTATCTGGCCTGGTATAGAGCTCTTAATATGACAGGTGTTGGCCGAGCCATGGCCTTTAATGTGACCTATGCCCTGTGGGCAATTGTATTTGGTTACTTCCTAACTGACATAGTAATAACTACTAACCTGGTTGTAGGAGCTCTTGTAATTACAACTGGTACTATCCTTGTATTAGCTAACCCAAAAGAACTATTAAACCTAAGAAAAGTTTAA